A window of Macrotis lagotis isolate mMagLag1 chromosome X, bilby.v1.9.chrom.fasta, whole genome shotgun sequence contains these coding sequences:
- the ZBTB5 gene encoding zinc finger and BTB domain-containing protein 5 isoform X1, with product MLLSRIMDFPGHFEQIFQQLNYQRLHGQLCDCVIVVGNRHFKAHRSVLAACSTHFRALFTVAEGDQTMNMIQLDSEVVTAEAFAALIDMMYTSTLMLGESNVMDVLLAASHLHLNSVVKACKHYLTTRTLPMSPPSDRVQEQNARMQRSFMLQQLGLSIVSSALNSSQSTEEQQTTMNLSMRSNIEQRTTFPIRRFHKRKQSSEDRARQRIRPSLDESMISDATPENGQTVVHSREEFFSPDSLKIVDNSKSDSVTDNQEDNAIMFDQSFNGQEDAQMPSQSDNSAGNISQMSMASQATQVETSFDQEATSEKNGFQCENPEVSLSEKDHMRVVVKSEPLSSPEPQDEVSDVTSQAEGSESVEVEGGVVSAEKIELSPESSDRSFSDPQSSTDRVGDIHILEVSNNLEHKSTFSISNFLTKSRSSTFSANQSNDDNIPNTTSDCRIDNDTSYLISPESGPTSGHSSATVSHVENPFSEPTESHFVRPMQEVMGLPCVQTSGYRAAEQFGMDFPRTGLGIHSLSRAMMGSSRGGASNFPGYRRIAPKMPVVTSVRSSQIQDSSTNSQLLINGPTSSFENGHPSQPGPPQLTRASADVLSKCKKALSEHNVLVVEGARKYACKICCKTFLTLTDCKKHIRVHTGEKPYACLKCGKRFSQSSHLYKHSKTTCLRWQSSNLPSTLL from the exons atgctgctgtcaag GATCATGGATTTTCCTGGACACTTTGAACAAATCTTTCAACAACTAAACTACCAACGACTTCATGGCCAACTTTGTGATTGTGTCATTGTGGTGGGGAATAGACATTTTAAAGCACACCGTTCTGTGTTGGCAGCATGCAGCACCCATTTCCGAGCCCTTTTTACTGTAGCTGAGGGAGATCAAACTATGAACATGATCCAGCTGGATAGTGAGGTGGTGACAGCAGAGGCCTTTGCTGCTTTGATTGATATGATGTATACCTCTACACTAATGCTTGGGGAGAGTAATGTTATGGATGTCTTGTTGGCAGCTTCTCATTTGCATTTGAACTCTGTTGTTAAGGCCTGTAAACATTACTTAACCACAAGGACACTGCCTATGTCTCCTCCCAGTGATAGAGTTCAGGAACAAAATGCACGAATGCAGCGGTCTTTTATGCTTCAGCAACTGGGACTAAGTATAGTGAGCTCTGCATTAAATTCTAGCCAGAGTACAGAAGAGCAACAAACTACCATGAACTTGTCGATGAGGAGTAACATAGAACAGCGGACCACATTTCCAATAAGACGCTTCCACAAGCGAAAACAGTCTTCAGAAGATCGAGCCAGACAGCGCATCAGACCTTCTCTAGACGAGTCCATGATTTCAGATGCAACTCCAGAGAATGGACAGACAGTGGTTCATTCTCGAGAAGAGTTTTTTTCCCCAGATTCTTTGAAAATTGTGGATAACTCTAAGTCAGATTCAGTAACTGATAACCAGGAAGACAATGCTATCATGTTTGATCAGTCATTCAACGGACAAGAAGATGCCCAAATGCCCAGTCAGTCAGACAATAGTGCTGGGAACATTTCTCAAATGTCCATGGCATCTCAAGCAACTCAAGTGGAAACCAGCTTTGACCAGGAAGCTACTTCTGAGAAAAATGGCTTTCAGTGTGAAAATCCAGAAGTTAGCCTCAGTGAGAAAGACCACATGAGAGTAGTGGTTAAATCTGAACCTTTGAGCTCTCCTGAGCCTCAGGATGAAGTGAGTGATGTGACCTCTCAAGCAGAAGGCAGTGAATCTGTGGAAGTGGAAGGTGGGGTGGTCAGTGCTGAAAAGATAGAGCTGAGTCCAGAAAGTAGTGATCGTAGTTTTTCAGATCCACAATCCAGCACTGACAGGGTAGGAGACATTCATATTTTGGAAGTTTCCAATAACCTGGAACACAAGTCAACTTTTAGTATTTCGAATTTTCTAACCAAGAGCAGAAGTAGCACCTTTAGTGCCAATCAGAGCAATGATGACAACATTCCAAACACTACCAGTGACTGCAGAATAGATAATGACACATCTTATTTAATAAGTCCAGAGTCGGGGCCTACAAGTGGTCATTCCTCTGCTACTGTTTCTCATGTGGAAAATCCTTTCAGTGAGCCTACAGAATCACATTTTGTTAGACCTATGCAGGAAGTAATGGGCCTTCCCTGTGTACAAACTTCTGGTTATCGAGCAGCAGAGCAATTTGGGATGGATTTTCCCAGAACTGGTTTGGGAATACACTCACTCTCCAGGGCAATGATGGGCTCTTCTCGAGGGGGAGCCAGTAATTTTCCAGGCTACCGACGTATAGCTCCAAAAATGCCAGTTGTGACTTCTGTTAGGAGCTCTCAAATACAAGATAGCTCAACTAATTCTCAGTTGTTAATCAATGGGCCTACTTCCTCCTTTGAAAATGGGCATCCTTCCCAACCTGGTCCCCCTCAGTTGACCAGAGCATCTGCTGATGTTCTATCAAAATGTAAGAAGGCCTTATCAGAGCACAATGTCTTAGTTGTAGAGGGAGCTCGAAAATATGCCTGCAAAATCTGCTGTAAGACATTTTTGACCTTAACAGACTGTAAGAAGCACATTAGAGTACACACAGGTGAGAAGCCCTATGCCTGCTTAAAGTGTGGCAAGAGGTTCAGCCAGTCAAGCCACCTGTATAAACATTCCAAGACTACTTGCCTCAGGTGGCAGAGCAGCAATCTACCAAGCACTTTGCTCTAA
- the ZBTB5 gene encoding zinc finger and BTB domain-containing protein 5 isoform X2 has translation MIMDFPGHFEQIFQQLNYQRLHGQLCDCVIVVGNRHFKAHRSVLAACSTHFRALFTVAEGDQTMNMIQLDSEVVTAEAFAALIDMMYTSTLMLGESNVMDVLLAASHLHLNSVVKACKHYLTTRTLPMSPPSDRVQEQNARMQRSFMLQQLGLSIVSSALNSSQSTEEQQTTMNLSMRSNIEQRTTFPIRRFHKRKQSSEDRARQRIRPSLDESMISDATPENGQTVVHSREEFFSPDSLKIVDNSKSDSVTDNQEDNAIMFDQSFNGQEDAQMPSQSDNSAGNISQMSMASQATQVETSFDQEATSEKNGFQCENPEVSLSEKDHMRVVVKSEPLSSPEPQDEVSDVTSQAEGSESVEVEGGVVSAEKIELSPESSDRSFSDPQSSTDRVGDIHILEVSNNLEHKSTFSISNFLTKSRSSTFSANQSNDDNIPNTTSDCRIDNDTSYLISPESGPTSGHSSATVSHVENPFSEPTESHFVRPMQEVMGLPCVQTSGYRAAEQFGMDFPRTGLGIHSLSRAMMGSSRGGASNFPGYRRIAPKMPVVTSVRSSQIQDSSTNSQLLINGPTSSFENGHPSQPGPPQLTRASADVLSKCKKALSEHNVLVVEGARKYACKICCKTFLTLTDCKKHIRVHTGEKPYACLKCGKRFSQSSHLYKHSKTTCLRWQSSNLPSTLL, from the exons AT GATCATGGATTTTCCTGGACACTTTGAACAAATCTTTCAACAACTAAACTACCAACGACTTCATGGCCAACTTTGTGATTGTGTCATTGTGGTGGGGAATAGACATTTTAAAGCACACCGTTCTGTGTTGGCAGCATGCAGCACCCATTTCCGAGCCCTTTTTACTGTAGCTGAGGGAGATCAAACTATGAACATGATCCAGCTGGATAGTGAGGTGGTGACAGCAGAGGCCTTTGCTGCTTTGATTGATATGATGTATACCTCTACACTAATGCTTGGGGAGAGTAATGTTATGGATGTCTTGTTGGCAGCTTCTCATTTGCATTTGAACTCTGTTGTTAAGGCCTGTAAACATTACTTAACCACAAGGACACTGCCTATGTCTCCTCCCAGTGATAGAGTTCAGGAACAAAATGCACGAATGCAGCGGTCTTTTATGCTTCAGCAACTGGGACTAAGTATAGTGAGCTCTGCATTAAATTCTAGCCAGAGTACAGAAGAGCAACAAACTACCATGAACTTGTCGATGAGGAGTAACATAGAACAGCGGACCACATTTCCAATAAGACGCTTCCACAAGCGAAAACAGTCTTCAGAAGATCGAGCCAGACAGCGCATCAGACCTTCTCTAGACGAGTCCATGATTTCAGATGCAACTCCAGAGAATGGACAGACAGTGGTTCATTCTCGAGAAGAGTTTTTTTCCCCAGATTCTTTGAAAATTGTGGATAACTCTAAGTCAGATTCAGTAACTGATAACCAGGAAGACAATGCTATCATGTTTGATCAGTCATTCAACGGACAAGAAGATGCCCAAATGCCCAGTCAGTCAGACAATAGTGCTGGGAACATTTCTCAAATGTCCATGGCATCTCAAGCAACTCAAGTGGAAACCAGCTTTGACCAGGAAGCTACTTCTGAGAAAAATGGCTTTCAGTGTGAAAATCCAGAAGTTAGCCTCAGTGAGAAAGACCACATGAGAGTAGTGGTTAAATCTGAACCTTTGAGCTCTCCTGAGCCTCAGGATGAAGTGAGTGATGTGACCTCTCAAGCAGAAGGCAGTGAATCTGTGGAAGTGGAAGGTGGGGTGGTCAGTGCTGAAAAGATAGAGCTGAGTCCAGAAAGTAGTGATCGTAGTTTTTCAGATCCACAATCCAGCACTGACAGGGTAGGAGACATTCATATTTTGGAAGTTTCCAATAACCTGGAACACAAGTCAACTTTTAGTATTTCGAATTTTCTAACCAAGAGCAGAAGTAGCACCTTTAGTGCCAATCAGAGCAATGATGACAACATTCCAAACACTACCAGTGACTGCAGAATAGATAATGACACATCTTATTTAATAAGTCCAGAGTCGGGGCCTACAAGTGGTCATTCCTCTGCTACTGTTTCTCATGTGGAAAATCCTTTCAGTGAGCCTACAGAATCACATTTTGTTAGACCTATGCAGGAAGTAATGGGCCTTCCCTGTGTACAAACTTCTGGTTATCGAGCAGCAGAGCAATTTGGGATGGATTTTCCCAGAACTGGTTTGGGAATACACTCACTCTCCAGGGCAATGATGGGCTCTTCTCGAGGGGGAGCCAGTAATTTTCCAGGCTACCGACGTATAGCTCCAAAAATGCCAGTTGTGACTTCTGTTAGGAGCTCTCAAATACAAGATAGCTCAACTAATTCTCAGTTGTTAATCAATGGGCCTACTTCCTCCTTTGAAAATGGGCATCCTTCCCAACCTGGTCCCCCTCAGTTGACCAGAGCATCTGCTGATGTTCTATCAAAATGTAAGAAGGCCTTATCAGAGCACAATGTCTTAGTTGTAGAGGGAGCTCGAAAATATGCCTGCAAAATCTGCTGTAAGACATTTTTGACCTTAACAGACTGTAAGAAGCACATTAGAGTACACACAGGTGAGAAGCCCTATGCCTGCTTAAAGTGTGGCAAGAGGTTCAGCCAGTCAAGCCACCTGTATAAACATTCCAAGACTACTTGCCTCAGGTGGCAGAGCAGCAATCTACCAAGCACTTTGCTCTAA
- the ZBTB5 gene encoding zinc finger and BTB domain-containing protein 5 isoform X3 codes for MDFPGHFEQIFQQLNYQRLHGQLCDCVIVVGNRHFKAHRSVLAACSTHFRALFTVAEGDQTMNMIQLDSEVVTAEAFAALIDMMYTSTLMLGESNVMDVLLAASHLHLNSVVKACKHYLTTRTLPMSPPSDRVQEQNARMQRSFMLQQLGLSIVSSALNSSQSTEEQQTTMNLSMRSNIEQRTTFPIRRFHKRKQSSEDRARQRIRPSLDESMISDATPENGQTVVHSREEFFSPDSLKIVDNSKSDSVTDNQEDNAIMFDQSFNGQEDAQMPSQSDNSAGNISQMSMASQATQVETSFDQEATSEKNGFQCENPEVSLSEKDHMRVVVKSEPLSSPEPQDEVSDVTSQAEGSESVEVEGGVVSAEKIELSPESSDRSFSDPQSSTDRVGDIHILEVSNNLEHKSTFSISNFLTKSRSSTFSANQSNDDNIPNTTSDCRIDNDTSYLISPESGPTSGHSSATVSHVENPFSEPTESHFVRPMQEVMGLPCVQTSGYRAAEQFGMDFPRTGLGIHSLSRAMMGSSRGGASNFPGYRRIAPKMPVVTSVRSSQIQDSSTNSQLLINGPTSSFENGHPSQPGPPQLTRASADVLSKCKKALSEHNVLVVEGARKYACKICCKTFLTLTDCKKHIRVHTGEKPYACLKCGKRFSQSSHLYKHSKTTCLRWQSSNLPSTLL; via the coding sequence ATGGATTTTCCTGGACACTTTGAACAAATCTTTCAACAACTAAACTACCAACGACTTCATGGCCAACTTTGTGATTGTGTCATTGTGGTGGGGAATAGACATTTTAAAGCACACCGTTCTGTGTTGGCAGCATGCAGCACCCATTTCCGAGCCCTTTTTACTGTAGCTGAGGGAGATCAAACTATGAACATGATCCAGCTGGATAGTGAGGTGGTGACAGCAGAGGCCTTTGCTGCTTTGATTGATATGATGTATACCTCTACACTAATGCTTGGGGAGAGTAATGTTATGGATGTCTTGTTGGCAGCTTCTCATTTGCATTTGAACTCTGTTGTTAAGGCCTGTAAACATTACTTAACCACAAGGACACTGCCTATGTCTCCTCCCAGTGATAGAGTTCAGGAACAAAATGCACGAATGCAGCGGTCTTTTATGCTTCAGCAACTGGGACTAAGTATAGTGAGCTCTGCATTAAATTCTAGCCAGAGTACAGAAGAGCAACAAACTACCATGAACTTGTCGATGAGGAGTAACATAGAACAGCGGACCACATTTCCAATAAGACGCTTCCACAAGCGAAAACAGTCTTCAGAAGATCGAGCCAGACAGCGCATCAGACCTTCTCTAGACGAGTCCATGATTTCAGATGCAACTCCAGAGAATGGACAGACAGTGGTTCATTCTCGAGAAGAGTTTTTTTCCCCAGATTCTTTGAAAATTGTGGATAACTCTAAGTCAGATTCAGTAACTGATAACCAGGAAGACAATGCTATCATGTTTGATCAGTCATTCAACGGACAAGAAGATGCCCAAATGCCCAGTCAGTCAGACAATAGTGCTGGGAACATTTCTCAAATGTCCATGGCATCTCAAGCAACTCAAGTGGAAACCAGCTTTGACCAGGAAGCTACTTCTGAGAAAAATGGCTTTCAGTGTGAAAATCCAGAAGTTAGCCTCAGTGAGAAAGACCACATGAGAGTAGTGGTTAAATCTGAACCTTTGAGCTCTCCTGAGCCTCAGGATGAAGTGAGTGATGTGACCTCTCAAGCAGAAGGCAGTGAATCTGTGGAAGTGGAAGGTGGGGTGGTCAGTGCTGAAAAGATAGAGCTGAGTCCAGAAAGTAGTGATCGTAGTTTTTCAGATCCACAATCCAGCACTGACAGGGTAGGAGACATTCATATTTTGGAAGTTTCCAATAACCTGGAACACAAGTCAACTTTTAGTATTTCGAATTTTCTAACCAAGAGCAGAAGTAGCACCTTTAGTGCCAATCAGAGCAATGATGACAACATTCCAAACACTACCAGTGACTGCAGAATAGATAATGACACATCTTATTTAATAAGTCCAGAGTCGGGGCCTACAAGTGGTCATTCCTCTGCTACTGTTTCTCATGTGGAAAATCCTTTCAGTGAGCCTACAGAATCACATTTTGTTAGACCTATGCAGGAAGTAATGGGCCTTCCCTGTGTACAAACTTCTGGTTATCGAGCAGCAGAGCAATTTGGGATGGATTTTCCCAGAACTGGTTTGGGAATACACTCACTCTCCAGGGCAATGATGGGCTCTTCTCGAGGGGGAGCCAGTAATTTTCCAGGCTACCGACGTATAGCTCCAAAAATGCCAGTTGTGACTTCTGTTAGGAGCTCTCAAATACAAGATAGCTCAACTAATTCTCAGTTGTTAATCAATGGGCCTACTTCCTCCTTTGAAAATGGGCATCCTTCCCAACCTGGTCCCCCTCAGTTGACCAGAGCATCTGCTGATGTTCTATCAAAATGTAAGAAGGCCTTATCAGAGCACAATGTCTTAGTTGTAGAGGGAGCTCGAAAATATGCCTGCAAAATCTGCTGTAAGACATTTTTGACCTTAACAGACTGTAAGAAGCACATTAGAGTACACACAGGTGAGAAGCCCTATGCCTGCTTAAAGTGTGGCAAGAGGTTCAGCCAGTCAAGCCACCTGTATAAACATTCCAAGACTACTTGCCTCAGGTGGCAGAGCAGCAATCTACCAAGCACTTTGCTCTAA